Proteins encoded in a region of the Pseudomonas shahriarae genome:
- the apbC gene encoding iron-sulfur cluster carrier protein ApbC: MSAVNRAAVEAVLRQYTDPYLNQDPVSAGCVRAIEVQGDQVTVQLELGYAAGLFKSGWAQMLQMAIEGLDGVRSAKVDIQCVIAAHKAQAQIPGLANVKNVVAVASGKGGVGKSTTAANLALALAREGARVGILDADIYGPSQGVMFGIAEGSRPKIKDQKWFVPIQAHGVEVMSMAFLTDDNTPMVWRGPMVSGALMQLVMQTDWGNLDYLVIDMPPGTGDIQLTLAQKVPVAGAVIVTTPQDLALLDARKGVEMFRKVNIPVLGVVENMAVHICSNCGHAEHLFGEGGGEKLATQYDVELLASLPLAMGIREQADGGKPTVAAEPDGQIAMVYQELARHVGARIVLQEAGAQAMPTITVSDD; the protein is encoded by the coding sequence ATGAGCGCCGTCAATCGCGCAGCGGTGGAAGCCGTTCTTCGCCAGTACACCGACCCCTACCTGAACCAGGACCCGGTCAGCGCCGGCTGTGTCCGGGCCATTGAGGTGCAGGGCGATCAGGTCACGGTCCAGCTTGAGCTGGGCTACGCCGCAGGCCTGTTCAAGAGTGGCTGGGCGCAGATGCTGCAAATGGCCATTGAAGGCCTGGACGGCGTGCGCTCGGCCAAGGTCGACATCCAGTGTGTGATCGCTGCGCATAAGGCCCAGGCACAGATCCCCGGCCTGGCCAACGTCAAGAACGTGGTGGCGGTGGCGTCCGGCAAGGGCGGCGTGGGCAAGTCGACCACGGCGGCCAACCTGGCCCTGGCCCTGGCCCGTGAAGGTGCGCGGGTAGGCATCCTCGACGCGGATATCTATGGGCCCAGCCAGGGCGTGATGTTTGGCATCGCCGAAGGCTCGCGGCCGAAGATCAAGGACCAGAAGTGGTTCGTGCCGATCCAGGCCCATGGCGTGGAAGTGATGTCGATGGCGTTCCTGACCGATGACAACACCCCGATGGTGTGGCGCGGGCCCATGGTTTCCGGGGCCTTGATGCAACTGGTGATGCAGACCGACTGGGGCAACCTGGACTACCTGGTGATCGACATGCCGCCGGGCACCGGTGATATCCAGCTGACCCTGGCGCAAAAAGTGCCGGTGGCCGGTGCAGTGATTGTCACCACCCCCCAGGACCTGGCGTTGCTGGATGCGCGCAAAGGCGTGGAGATGTTCCGCAAGGTCAACATCCCGGTGCTGGGTGTCGTGGAGAACATGGCGGTACACATCTGCTCCAACTGCGGCCATGCCGAGCATCTGTTCGGTGAAGGCGGCGGCGAAAAGCTCGCCACCCAATATGACGTTGAGCTGCTGGCTTCGTTGCCGCTGGCGATGGGCATTCGTGAGCAGGCAGATGGTGGCAAGCCGACGGTCGCCGCCGAACCCGATGGGCAGATCGCCATGGTCTATCAGG
- the metG gene encoding methionine--tRNA ligase, whose translation MSEPRKILVTSALPYANGSIHLGHMLEYIQTDMWVRFQKHRGNQCIYVCADDAHGSAIMLRAEKEGITPEQLIANVQAEHSADFAEFLVDFDNFHSTHAEENRELSSQIYLKLRDAGHIATRSITQYFDPEKKMFLADRFIKGTCPKCGTEDQYGDNCEKCGATYAPTDLKDPKSAISGATPVLKDSQHFFFKLPDFQEMLQTWTRSGTLQDAVANKIAEWLDAGLQQWDISRDAPYFGFEIPDEPGKYFYVWLDAPIGYMASFKNLCDRTPELDFDAFWGKDSTAELYHFIGKDIVNFHALFWPAMLEGSGYRKPTGIAVHGYLTVNGQKMSKSRGTFIKARTYLDHLSPEYLRYYYASKLGRGVDDLDLNLEDFVQKVNSDLVGKVVNIASRCAGFIHKGNAGVMVPVNAAPELTDAFLAAAPSIADAYEARDFARAMREIMGLADRANAWIADKAPWSLNKQEGKQDEVQAICATGINLFRQLVIFLKPVLPLLAADAEAFLNVAPLTWNDHTSLLNNHQLNEFKPLMTRIDPVKVQAMTDASKEDLTASQTDTGNAAPAGNGELAKDPLSPEIDFDTFAAVDLRVALIIKAEAVEGADKLLRLTLDIGDEQRNVFSGIKSAYPDPSKLDGRLTMMIANLKPRKMKFGISEGMVMAAGPGGEEIYLLSPDSGAKPGQRIK comes from the coding sequence ATGTCCGAGCCACGCAAGATCCTCGTCACCAGCGCCCTGCCCTATGCCAATGGTTCCATCCATCTTGGCCATATGCTTGAGTACATCCAGACCGATATGTGGGTGCGCTTCCAGAAGCATCGCGGCAATCAATGCATTTATGTCTGCGCGGACGACGCCCACGGTTCGGCCATCATGTTGCGCGCCGAAAAGGAAGGCATCACCCCGGAACAACTGATCGCCAACGTCCAGGCTGAACATAGCGCCGACTTTGCCGAGTTCCTGGTGGATTTCGACAACTTCCACTCGACCCACGCCGAAGAGAACCGCGAGCTGTCGAGCCAGATCTATCTGAAACTGCGTGATGCCGGGCACATTGCCACCCGCTCGATCACCCAGTATTTCGACCCGGAAAAGAAAATGTTCCTGGCCGACCGCTTCATCAAGGGCACCTGCCCCAAGTGCGGCACCGAAGACCAGTACGGCGATAACTGCGAAAAATGCGGTGCCACCTACGCACCGACCGATCTGAAAGATCCGAAGTCGGCGATCTCGGGCGCCACCCCGGTGCTCAAGGATTCCCAGCACTTCTTCTTCAAGCTCCCGGATTTCCAGGAAATGCTGCAAACCTGGACCCGTAGCGGCACCTTGCAGGACGCCGTGGCAAACAAGATCGCCGAATGGCTGGATGCCGGCCTGCAACAGTGGGATATCTCCCGCGATGCGCCGTATTTCGGTTTCGAGATCCCCGATGAGCCGGGCAAGTACTTCTATGTGTGGCTGGACGCGCCGATTGGCTACATGGCCAGCTTCAAGAACCTCTGCGACCGCACGCCGGAGCTGGACTTCGACGCGTTCTGGGGCAAGGACTCCACCGCCGAGCTATACCATTTCATCGGCAAGGACATCGTCAACTTCCACGCCCTGTTCTGGCCGGCAATGCTCGAAGGGTCAGGCTACCGCAAGCCGACCGGCATCGCCGTGCACGGCTACCTGACGGTCAACGGCCAGAAGATGTCCAAGTCCCGTGGCACCTTTATCAAGGCGCGCACCTACCTTGACCACCTGTCGCCGGAATACCTGCGCTACTACTACGCGTCCAAGCTGGGCCGTGGCGTCGACGACCTGGACCTGAACCTGGAAGACTTCGTGCAGAAGGTCAACTCGGACCTGGTGGGCAAGGTGGTCAACATCGCCAGCCGCTGCGCCGGGTTTATCCACAAGGGCAACGCTGGGGTGATGGTGCCGGTCAACGCCGCACCGGAGCTGACCGACGCGTTCCTGGCGGCCGCGCCAAGCATCGCCGACGCCTATGAAGCCCGCGACTTTGCCCGCGCCATGCGCGAGATCATGGGCCTGGCCGACCGCGCCAACGCCTGGATCGCCGACAAGGCACCGTGGTCGCTGAACAAGCAAGAAGGCAAGCAGGATGAAGTCCAGGCCATCTGCGCCACCGGCATCAACCTGTTCCGCCAGTTGGTGATCTTCCTCAAGCCGGTGCTGCCGTTGCTGGCCGCCGACGCCGAGGCGTTCCTCAACGTTGCACCGTTGACCTGGAATGACCACACCAGCCTGCTCAACAACCATCAGCTCAACGAATTCAAGCCGCTGATGACCCGTATCGACCCGGTCAAGGTGCAGGCCATGACGGATGCTTCCAAGGAAGACCTGACCGCCAGCCAGACCGACACCGGCAACGCCGCCCCAGCGGGCAATGGCGAGCTGGCCAAGGATCCGCTGTCGCCGGAAATCGACTTCGATACCTTTGCCGCCGTGGACCTGCGGGTCGCGCTGATCATCAAGGCCGAAGCCGTGGAAGGCGCCGACAAGCTGTTGCGCCTGACCCTGGATATCGGTGACGAGCAACGCAACGTGTTCTCCGGGATCAAAAGTGCCTACCCGGACCCGTCCAAGCTCGATGGTCGCCTGACCATGATGATCGCCAACCTCAAGCCACGCAAAATGAAGTTCGGCATCTCCGAAGGCATGGTGATGGCAGCCGGCCCCGGCGGCGAGGAAATCTACCTGCTCAGCCCGGACAGCGGCGCCAAGCCTGGCCAGCGCATCAAGTAA
- a CDS encoding Rnf-Nqr domain containing protein produces the protein MTELLVALLCAALISQYLLRVALPGDPPLERRRVHALGLATTLLVALSGAFSYLVVHFVLQPLALDAVWLFAYVPVAILLSQPLLTVLSRRVPALPFDGLWLPLLANAGVLSVVFLGPGNTTQLIYSLGIGPAFWLTLSLFNDLRQRIDHNDIPQPFKGLPVDLFSAGLMAVALLGLNAMIKP, from the coding sequence ATGACCGAACTGCTTGTCGCCCTTCTCTGCGCTGCCCTGATCAGCCAATACCTGCTGCGTGTTGCGCTGCCTGGGGATCCGCCTTTGGAACGACGGCGGGTGCACGCCCTAGGGTTGGCGACCACACTCTTGGTCGCCCTCAGCGGCGCTTTCAGCTACCTGGTTGTTCACTTTGTGTTGCAACCCTTGGCGCTGGACGCTGTATGGCTGTTTGCTTATGTGCCGGTGGCGATCTTGTTGAGCCAGCCATTGCTGACGGTACTTTCCCGCCGCGTGCCCGCACTGCCCTTCGACGGGTTGTGGCTGCCGCTGCTGGCGAACGCCGGTGTGCTCAGCGTGGTATTCCTGGGCCCTGGCAATACCACCCAACTGATCTATAGCCTGGGGATCGGCCCGGCATTCTGGCTGACCCTCAGCCTGTTCAACGATTTGCGCCAGCGCATAGACCACAACGATATCCCCCAGCCCTTCAAAGGCCTGCCCGTGGACCTGTTCAGTGCCGGGCTGATGGCCGTGGCGTTGCTGGGCTTAAACGCAATGATCAAACCATGA
- the rsxB gene encoding electron transport complex subunit RsxB, with the protein MSLIQRIDALLPQTQCGKCGHPGCRPYAEGIARGEAINKCPPGGTETIAELAQLLNLAPLELDSTRGEAPAQIAFIREAECIGCTKCIQACPVDAIVGAAKLMHTVIVDECTGCDLCVAPCPVDCIDMLPLPLATVLPIVAGYASTAEERQERGAKRERARRRFEQRNARLQREEEHKLAERLARSKRPAPSAESNGDPLQAAIERVRAQKDADIDAALKKAKINLAMSRAQLHKSLKAFGHPPTFEQQSQLIILQQQFESAEQALAALETNAPAVVIPQANKDPALKRAKIQLAMRRAELKKAQDALADAEQLAALGAALADAEQALHAAEEASEQPRPDLQRVEKRPIDSQLRQLKTALAYARADLNKLERQPASSTNALMDARQRLADAQRLVDEHVGA; encoded by the coding sequence ATGAGCCTGATTCAACGTATCGACGCCCTGCTGCCCCAGACCCAATGCGGCAAATGCGGGCACCCTGGTTGCAGACCCTACGCCGAAGGCATCGCCCGGGGTGAGGCTATCAACAAGTGCCCGCCAGGCGGCACGGAAACCATCGCCGAGCTGGCGCAGCTGTTGAACCTGGCGCCCCTGGAGCTGGACAGCACCCGTGGTGAAGCCCCCGCGCAGATTGCCTTTATCCGTGAGGCCGAGTGCATCGGTTGCACCAAGTGCATCCAGGCTTGCCCGGTGGATGCGATTGTCGGCGCGGCCAAGTTGATGCACACCGTGATCGTGGATGAATGCACCGGTTGCGACTTGTGTGTCGCGCCCTGTCCGGTGGACTGCATCGACATGCTGCCCTTGCCGCTGGCCACGGTGCTGCCAATTGTCGCGGGCTATGCCAGCACCGCCGAGGAGCGCCAAGAGCGCGGGGCCAAGCGTGAGCGCGCCCGCCGCCGCTTCGAGCAACGCAACGCCAGGCTGCAACGCGAGGAAGAGCACAAGCTGGCAGAACGCCTGGCCCGCAGTAAACGCCCGGCCCCCAGCGCAGAGAGCAACGGCGACCCGCTGCAGGCTGCCATCGAGCGCGTGCGCGCGCAAAAAGACGCCGACATCGACGCCGCGCTAAAAAAGGCCAAGATCAACCTGGCGATGAGCCGGGCGCAACTGCATAAATCCCTGAAAGCCTTCGGCCATCCGCCGACCTTTGAGCAACAGTCGCAGTTGATCATCCTGCAACAGCAATTTGAATCCGCCGAACAGGCATTGGCCGCCCTTGAAACCAACGCCCCCGCTGTTGTGATCCCCCAGGCCAATAAAGATCCAGCGCTCAAACGCGCCAAAATCCAGTTGGCCATGCGTCGCGCCGAGCTGAAAAAAGCCCAGGACGCGCTGGCCGATGCCGAACAACTGGCCGCCCTGGGCGCAGCCCTGGCCGACGCTGAACAAGCCTTGCATGCGGCCGAAGAAGCCTCCGAGCAGCCCAGGCCTGATTTGCAACGTGTCGAGAAACGGCCCATCGACAGCCAACTGCGCCAATTGAAGACCGCCCTGGCCTATGCCCGCGCCGACCTGAACAAACTCGAACGCCAGCCCGCCAGCAGTACCAACGCGTTAATGGACGCCAGACAACGCCTGGCTGACGCTCAGCGGTTGGTGGATGAACATGTCGGGGCCTGA
- a CDS encoding RnfABCDGE type electron transport complex subunit D, which translates to MSGPDVVERQQQAMQRLLMAVTPGVLVLFWLYGWGVLINLLLAGTCAWAVEAGVRRLRGQGGGDLSGLVSAVLLALALPPYCPWWLCVGAVSSGLLLGKHLYGGKQNPFNPAMLGYALMLLAFPQPMTHWPASHGLDLLAGLQQVFGLHGDTADAWARATALDTLRINNSLTIDELFASNPAFGQIGGTGSEWVNLAFLAGGVFLLQQRVFSWHAPVGMLASLFVISLLGWNGSGSDSNGSPLFHLLTGATMLGAFFIVTEPVSGAKSARARLLFGVGVGLLTYLIRTWGSYPDGVAFAVLMMNLAVPTLERWARPQAVKA; encoded by the coding sequence ATGTCGGGGCCTGACGTTGTTGAGCGCCAGCAACAGGCCATGCAGCGCCTGTTGATGGCGGTAACGCCCGGCGTGCTGGTGCTGTTCTGGCTGTATGGCTGGGGCGTGTTGATCAATCTGTTGCTGGCCGGCACCTGTGCCTGGGCCGTCGAAGCCGGGGTGCGCCGGTTGCGCGGCCAGGGCGGTGGCGACCTCAGTGGCCTGGTCAGCGCGGTCCTGCTGGCCCTGGCGCTGCCACCTTACTGCCCGTGGTGGCTATGCGTGGGCGCTGTGAGCAGTGGATTGCTGCTGGGCAAACATCTGTATGGTGGCAAGCAGAACCCCTTCAACCCGGCCATGCTCGGTTATGCGCTGATGCTGCTGGCCTTTCCCCAGCCAATGACCCATTGGCCGGCATCCCACGGCCTGGACCTGCTGGCCGGCCTGCAACAGGTGTTCGGCCTGCACGGCGACACCGCCGATGCCTGGGCCCGGGCCACGGCGCTGGATACGTTACGCATCAATAACAGCCTGACCATTGATGAACTGTTTGCCAGCAACCCGGCGTTCGGCCAGATCGGCGGCACCGGCAGCGAGTGGGTAAACCTGGCGTTTCTCGCCGGCGGCGTCTTTTTACTGCAGCAACGGGTATTCAGTTGGCATGCGCCGGTGGGCATGCTCGCCAGCCTGTTTGTCATCAGCCTGCTGGGCTGGAACGGCTCGGGCTCGGACTCCAATGGCTCGCCGCTGTTTCACCTGCTGACCGGGGCCACCATGCTCGGCGCCTTCTTTATCGTCACCGAACCGGTGTCGGGCGCGAAAAGTGCGCGGGCACGCTTGCTGTTTGGGGTGGGCGTGGGGCTGCTGACCTACCTGATCCGCACCTGGGGCAGCTACCCGGATGGCGTGGCGTTCGCCGTACTGATGATGAACCTGGCAGTGCCGACACTGGAGCGCTGGGCACGGCCGCAGGCGGTGAAGGCATGA
- a CDS encoding RnfABCDGE type electron transport complex subunit G, with product MTRTWQALIVLMIAVGAVGLTVGLQQLTSKPIAAQQREMQSRALLDVLPAGSYDNHPLERPLGIASEMLDNSQLLGGYLATLAGKPSAVVLRAQVDGYGGRIQLLIAIDHNAKLLGVKTLAHAETPTLGGPIGEPGNPWLASFKGLSRESPQIWALKKDGGQFDQMAGATITSRAVINATHDALRYFDEHRQALLETASHD from the coding sequence ATGACGCGCACCTGGCAAGCCTTGATCGTGCTGATGATCGCCGTCGGCGCGGTGGGCCTGACCGTTGGCCTGCAACAGCTGACGAGCAAGCCCATTGCCGCGCAGCAGCGTGAAATGCAAAGTCGGGCGTTGCTGGATGTACTGCCCGCTGGCAGTTATGACAATCACCCCCTGGAGCGCCCGCTGGGTATCGCCTCGGAAATGCTGGATAACAGTCAACTGCTGGGTGGTTACCTCGCGACCCTGGCCGGTAAACCCAGCGCCGTCGTGCTGCGCGCGCAGGTCGATGGTTACGGTGGACGTATCCAATTGCTGATTGCCATCGACCACAACGCCAAGCTGCTCGGGGTAAAGACCCTGGCCCACGCAGAAACCCCGACATTGGGCGGACCTATTGGCGAGCCCGGCAATCCCTGGCTTGCCTCGTTCAAAGGGTTGTCGCGGGAAAGTCCGCAGATATGGGCGCTGAAGAAAGACGGTGGCCAGTTCGACCAGATGGCGGGCGCGACCATCACCTCCCGCGCGGTGATTAACGCAACCCATGATGCCTTGCGGTATTTTGACGAACATCGTCAGGCGCTGCTGGAGACTGCCAGCCATGACTAA
- a CDS encoding Rnf-Nqr domain containing protein has protein sequence MTKPFALGSLLLLPALLGVSATPAGAAAFWALCVLIVTLHGWSCAWVRNRLSGNWRLIANVLLATTWVSCAHLVAQALAFGPSMALGAYLGLIGVQCVLLEHAGLFAANQRRAQLQLFTVATGLLVAITLSRLLLGSSIATLAPTGFILLGLWLAGWQAWTQRRKPH, from the coding sequence ATGACTAAACCATTCGCCCTTGGCAGCCTGTTGCTGCTGCCTGCGCTGCTGGGTGTCAGCGCCACCCCGGCCGGCGCCGCTGCCTTCTGGGCGCTGTGTGTGCTGATCGTGACGCTGCATGGCTGGAGCTGCGCCTGGGTGCGTAATCGCCTCAGTGGCAATTGGCGGCTGATTGCCAATGTGTTGCTGGCCACCACCTGGGTCAGTTGCGCACACTTGGTGGCCCAGGCCCTGGCCTTTGGCCCGTCTATGGCCCTGGGAGCGTACCTGGGGTTAATTGGCGTGCAATGCGTATTGCTTGAACATGCCGGCCTGTTCGCCGCCAACCAGCGCAGGGCGCAGCTTCAGCTATTCACCGTTGCTACCGGGCTATTGGTTGCAATCACCCTCTCGCGCTTGTTACTCGGCAGCAGCATCGCCACCCTCGCCCCCACAGGGTTTATCCTGCTCGGGTTGTGGCTTGCCGGGTGGCAAGCCTGGACCCAACGCCGCAAACCACACTGA
- the nth gene encoding endonuclease III has product MNAAKRLEIFRRFHEDNPAPKTELAYSSPFELLIAVILSAQSTDVGVNKATAKLFPVANTPAAIHALGVEGLSQYIKTIGLYNSKAKNVRETCRLLVELHGGEVPQTREALEALPGVGRKTANVVLNTAFRQLTMAVDTHIFRVSNRTGIAPGKNVVEVEKKLMKFVPKPYLLDSHHWLILHGRYVCQARKPRCGSCRIEDLCEYKEKTSDD; this is encoded by the coding sequence ATGAATGCCGCAAAACGCCTGGAGATCTTTCGTCGGTTTCACGAGGACAACCCAGCCCCCAAGACCGAGCTGGCCTACTCGTCGCCGTTCGAGCTGCTGATTGCGGTGATCCTGTCTGCGCAATCGACGGATGTAGGCGTCAACAAAGCCACGGCCAAGCTGTTTCCGGTGGCCAATACTCCAGCGGCGATCCATGCCCTGGGGGTGGAGGGACTGTCGCAGTACATCAAGACCATTGGCCTGTATAACAGCAAGGCAAAAAACGTCAGAGAAACCTGCCGACTGCTGGTCGAGTTGCATGGCGGCGAAGTGCCACAAACCCGGGAAGCACTTGAAGCATTGCCCGGCGTGGGACGCAAGACGGCCAATGTGGTGCTCAATACAGCGTTTCGCCAATTGACCATGGCGGTGGACACACATATTTTCCGCGTGAGTAACCGCACAGGGATCGCACCGGGCAAGAATGTGGTGGAGGTGGAGAAAAAGCTGATGAAATTTGTGCCAAAGCCTTACCTGCTGGACTCCCACCACTGGTTGATTCTGCACGGCCGTTATGTGTGCCAGGCCCGCAAGCCGCGTTGTGGCAGCTGTCGCATCGAGGATCTGTGTGAATACAAGGAAAAGACGTCTGACGATTGA
- a CDS encoding PA3496 family putative envelope integrity protein has translation MSTGKEQLDVEDDFVATDTDEVAEAPVEVAKTNLSKRRTIDNLLEERRLQKQLADYDFDL, from the coding sequence ATGAGCACTGGCAAAGAACAACTGGATGTAGAAGATGACTTTGTGGCAACGGACACTGACGAAGTAGCCGAGGCGCCCGTAGAAGTGGCCAAGACCAATTTGAGCAAACGCCGCACCATCGACAATCTTCTGGAAGAGCGACGCCTGCAAAAACAGTTGGCCGATTACGATTTCGATCTCTAG
- a CDS encoding response regulator transcription factor yields the protein MNKVLIVDDHPVIRLAVRMLMERHGYEVVAETDNGVDALQLAREHMPDIVILDIGIPKLDGLEVICRLSSTKQAQPFKVLVLTSQAPGHFSMRCMQAGAAGYVCKQQDLTELLSAIKAVLSGYSYFPNQALNSVRSTQGNTSEADMVERLSGREMMVLQQLAQGKTNKEIADGMFLSNKTVSTYKTRLLLKLNARSLVDLIELAQRNGLV from the coding sequence ATGAATAAAGTGCTGATCGTGGATGATCATCCCGTCATTCGCCTTGCTGTACGCATGCTAATGGAACGTCATGGTTATGAGGTCGTTGCAGAGACCGATAACGGAGTCGACGCGTTACAACTAGCGCGGGAGCATATGCCGGATATTGTCATCCTGGATATTGGAATTCCCAAACTTGACGGTTTGGAAGTTATTTGTCGCCTGTCTTCCACAAAGCAGGCGCAACCCTTCAAGGTGCTGGTGCTGACCTCCCAGGCACCCGGTCACTTCTCCATGCGCTGCATGCAGGCGGGGGCGGCGGGCTATGTGTGCAAGCAGCAGGACCTTACCGAGCTGCTGAGCGCAATCAAGGCCGTGCTGTCTGGCTACAGCTATTTCCCCAACCAGGCACTCAACTCGGTGCGGTCCACCCAGGGCAATACCAGCGAGGCGGATATGGTCGAACGGCTCTCAGGCCGGGAGATGATGGTGCTACAGCAGTTGGCCCAGGGAAAAACCAACAAAGAAATCGCCGACGGCATGTTCCTCAGCAACAAGACGGTGAGTACCTACAAGACGCGTCTGCTGCTCAAGCTCAATGCCCGGTCCCTGGTGGACCTGATCGAGCTCGCTCAGCGCAACGGCCTGGTTTAA
- a CDS encoding argininosuccinate synthase, whose translation MADVNKVVLAYSGGLDTSVILKWLQDTYNCEVVTFTADLGQGEEVEPARAKAQAMGVKEIYIDDLREEFVRDFVFPMFRANTVYEGEYLLGTSIARPLIAKRLIEIANETGADAISHGATGKGNDQVRFELGAYALKPGVKVIAPWREWDLLSREKLMDYAEKHAIPIERHGKKKSPYSMDANLLHISYEGGVLEDTWTEHEEDMWKWTVSPENAPDKPQYLELTYRNGDIVALDGVEMTPATVLATLNRIGGEHGIGRLDIVENRYVGMKSRGCYETPGGTIMLRAHRAIESITLDREVAHLKDELMPKYASLIYTGYWWSPERLMLQQMIDASQVHVNGVVRLKLYKGNVIVTGRKSDESLFDANIATFEEDGGAYNQADAAGFIKLNALRMRIAANKGRKLF comes from the coding sequence ATGGCCGACGTAAACAAGGTCGTTCTCGCGTATTCCGGCGGCCTGGACACTTCGGTGATCCTCAAGTGGCTGCAGGATACTTATAACTGTGAAGTGGTGACCTTTACCGCTGACCTGGGTCAGGGCGAAGAGGTCGAACCTGCACGAGCCAAGGCGCAAGCCATGGGCGTCAAAGAGATCTACATTGACGACCTGCGCGAAGAATTCGTCCGCGATTTCGTTTTCCCGATGTTCCGCGCCAACACCGTCTACGAAGGCGAGTACCTGCTGGGTACTTCCATCGCACGTCCGCTGATTGCCAAGCGCCTGATCGAAATCGCCAACGAAACCGGCGCTGACGCCATTTCCCATGGCGCCACCGGCAAAGGCAACGACCAGGTGCGTTTCGAACTGGGCGCCTATGCCCTGAAGCCTGGCGTGAAAGTGATTGCTCCTTGGCGTGAATGGGACCTGCTGTCCCGTGAAAAACTGATGGATTACGCTGAAAAGCACGCCATCCCGATCGAACGCCATGGCAAGAAGAAGTCCCCGTACTCGATGGACGCCAACCTCCTGCACATCTCCTATGAAGGCGGCGTGCTGGAAGACACCTGGACCGAGCACGAAGAAGACATGTGGAAATGGACCGTCTCCCCGGAGAACGCTCCTGACAAGCCGCAGTACCTGGAACTGACCTACCGCAACGGCGACATCGTCGCGCTGGACGGCGTCGAAATGACCCCGGCCACCGTACTGGCGACCCTCAACCGTATCGGTGGCGAGCACGGTATCGGCCGTCTGGACATCGTCGAAAACCGTTACGTGGGCATGAAGTCCCGTGGCTGCTACGAAACCCCGGGCGGCACCATCATGCTGCGCGCTCACCGCGCCATCGAGTCCATCACCCTGGACCGTGAAGTGGCTCACCTCAAAGACGAGCTGATGCCTAAATACGCCAGCCTGATCTACACCGGTTACTGGTGGAGCCCTGAGCGTCTGATGCTGCAGCAGATGATCGACGCCTCCCAGGTCCATGTGAACGGTGTGGTGCGCCTGAAGCTGTACAAGGGCAACGTGATCGTCACCGGCCGCAAGTCCGATGAGTCGCTGTTCGATGCCAATATCGCGACCTTTGAAGAAGATGGCGGTGCCTACAACCAGGCTGACGCTGCTGGCTTCATCAAGCTCAACGCACTGCGCATGCGCATTGCGGCCAACAAGGGCCGCAAGTTGTTCTGA
- a CDS encoding flagellar protein MotY, producing the protein MRQQYLALLSVFASLPAMALTFQTRLENIEWKVEGDKFECRLSQPIADFGSGEFVRRAGEQATFRLKAYNSALGVGSATLLAAAAPWQPGRGDINLGAVRAGSGDVLFNSSQAQAGRLFNGLLDGRSPTVRHYSRDGGYSEIRLLPVRFNKAYSDYQLCTAKLLPMNFEQVKQAEVGFPGGGIDLDPAAKAKLLVMLEFIKADPTVNHIELDGHSDNSGNRLTNRDLSRRRGLAVMDFFKANGIPESQIVLRFHGERYPLVPNTNPANRAKNRRVNIHLDRVPAPEKPAPQATAPANAAATS; encoded by the coding sequence GTGCGCCAGCAATATCTAGCCCTGCTCAGCGTGTTCGCCAGCCTGCCTGCGATGGCCCTGACCTTCCAGACGCGCCTGGAAAATATCGAGTGGAAGGTGGAAGGCGACAAGTTCGAGTGCCGCCTGAGCCAGCCGATCGCCGATTTTGGTTCGGGTGAGTTCGTGCGCCGGGCCGGCGAGCAGGCGACATTTCGCTTGAAAGCCTACAACAGCGCGCTGGGCGTCGGCTCCGCAACACTCTTGGCGGCGGCGGCGCCGTGGCAGCCGGGGCGCGGTGATATCAACCTCGGAGCGGTGCGTGCGGGCAGCGGCGATGTGCTGTTCAACAGCTCCCAGGCCCAGGCCGGGCGCCTGTTCAATGGCTTGCTCGATGGTCGCAGCCCGACTGTGCGCCACTATTCCCGGGATGGCGGCTATTCGGAAATCCGCTTGCTGCCGGTGCGCTTCAACAAGGCCTACAGCGATTACCAGTTATGTACTGCGAAATTGCTGCCGATGAATTTCGAGCAGGTCAAACAGGCTGAAGTCGGCTTTCCGGGTGGCGGTATCGACCTCGACCCGGCGGCCAAGGCCAAGCTGTTGGTCATGCTTGAGTTCATCAAGGCCGACCCTACGGTCAACCATATCGAACTGGACGGCCATTCGGATAACAGCGGCAATCGCCTGACCAATCGCGACCTGTCCCGGCGTCGAGGCCTGGCGGTGATGGACTTCTTCAAGGCCAATGGCATTCCCGAATCGCAGATCGTCCTGCGCTTCCACGGCGAGCGCTATCCGCTGGTGCCCAATACCAACCCGGCCAACCGGGCGAAGAACCGGCGGGTGAATATCCATCTCGACCGGGTGCCAGCCCCCGAGAAACCGGCACCCCAGGCCACCGCCCCGGCGAATGCGGCGGCGACCTCGTAG